One part of the Aricia agestis chromosome Z, ilAriAges1.1, whole genome shotgun sequence genome encodes these proteins:
- the LOC121738974 gene encoding 15-hydroxyprostaglandin dehydrogenase [NAD(+)]-like, which yields MELKGKVALITGAAAGIGLAYSEELLKQGAKVSLCDIDSEIGEQVADELGVKYGRKNVLFCQCDVTDYPQYEEAFEMTIKVFNRLDIVINNAGVMNDRFWELEVDVNLNGVIRGTLLAYRFMGKDRGGQGGTIINTASTAFARPQVSTPIYTATNYAVVGLTRAYGDQYHVNLTGVRSIVLCPGLTDTGLVKEIRKQLMSSEYEAAWQRDNANCKTQSTEHVGRTLIEVLTKAQSGTVWIVENGQPAREWRG from the exons ATGGAATTAAAAGGAAAGGTCGCTTTGATAACGGGGGCCGCTGCCGGTATCGGTCTTGCATACAGCGAAGAATTACTCAAACAAGGCGCTAAG GTTTCATTATGCGATATAGATTCTGAAATAGGTGAGCAAGTAGCCGACGAGCTCGGTGTAAAGTATGGACGAAAAAACGTTTTGTTCTGCCAGTGCGATGTTACCGATTATCCTCAATACGAAG AGGCCTTCGAGATgacaataaaagtatttaaccGATTAGACATAGTGATCAATAATGCTGGTGTCATGAACGATAGATTTTGGGAGCTGGAAGTCGATGTTAACTTG AACGGTGTGATTCGCGGCACCTTACTTGCTTACCGATTCATGGGTAAGGACCGCGGTGGTCAAGGTGGTACCATAATCAACACTGCGTCAACCGCGTTTGCACGACCTCAAGTGTCTACGCCCATTTACACAGCAACCAACTATGCAGTTGTTGGATTAACTCGGGCTTACGGA GATCAGTACCACGTTAATTTGACTGGCGTGAGGAGTATTGTGCTTTGCCCCGGTCTCACGGATACGGGCCTCGTGAAGGAGATCCGTAAACAACTCATGTCGTCTGAATACGAAGCAGCCTGGCAGCGGGATAATGCCAACTGCAAGACACAAAG cACGGAACACGTTGGGAGGACCCTAATTGAAGTGTTGACGAAAGCTCAGAGTGGCACCGTGTGGATCGTGGAGAATGGGCAGCCAGCTCGGGAGTGGCGCGGTTAA